GATTTAATGGTATCCTCAGAGCCTCGTAAGGTACAGTATCCACTGCTACAAGTGGAGATATTGACCTCATCTGGCAAGATAGAATTATTAGCATTAAATGAGTTTACATTAAAAAGCGTCGATGGCACCTTGGTTGCCGCTTTGCATATCAACGACGAGCCCTTCGAGATGTTTCGCGGTGATGGTATCGTCATCTCTACACCTACTGGAAGCACAGGGTATAATAAAAGTCTCGGAGGCGCAGTCATCCACCCTTCTCTCGAAGCGTTGCAGATCGCAGAGATGGCCTCGATAAACAATCGTGTTTATCGTACGCTTGGCTCTTCCGTCATTTTACCTAAGCATCACCACTGTGACATTATACCTGACCCTGAAAAAGAGCTATTCATTGGCATTGATCATGAGGTTATGCAAATGTCAGAAGTACGCTCCATAACTTGTAGAGTCGCAGAAAATAAAATTACATTCGCCAGATATCGTCCTTTCCCCTTCTGGAATCGGGTGAGGGAAGCGTTTATTGGCTCGGAATAACATAACAAGAAGGCCATCCCAGCATAGCAAGGGATGGCCTTCTTGTTATTATTCACCTGAACTTGGATTGCCCATGTCTGACCGTTGCACGCCATCCGGACGATGTCCGGGCTTTCCACCGAAGCTTTTACGACGTCGGTTTTTACCCGGCCAGCGACTGTCGTTGCGTGAAGCTTCGTTACGAGCATACCCCTCATCAGTGTTACGTGTGTCATCAGCATTGCGACTATTCGATTGATCCACGCCTTGATGGCGAGGCGCTCTAGGTGTATAGGACGGCTTACCTGGGGCTTGCCCATTGCCTCCATGACCTTGACCCTGCTGTTGTCCCTGTGGTCGACGATCGCCGCCTGATGGACCATTATAAGATCGTCCTTGACCTTGACGAGGATTGCTTCCACCATCTTGCCCT
This portion of the Cohnella abietis genome encodes:
- a CDS encoding NAD kinase; this translates as MKYALLDRGDRLSRALSEEFQGLAAARGFMMNETSPDIVVSIGGDGTLLQAFHRFKNQLENVAFIGIHTGHLGFYADWKKDELSELLDLMVSSEPRKVQYPLLQVEILTSSGKIELLALNEFTLKSVDGTLVAALHINDEPFEMFRGDGIVISTPTGSTGYNKSLGGAVIHPSLEALQIAEMASINNRVYRTLGSSVILPKHHHCDIIPDPEKELFIGIDHEVMQMSEVRSITCRVAENKITFARYRPFPFWNRVREAFIGSE